Genomic segment of Truepera radiovictrix DSM 17093:
ACCTGCTCACCTTCTTCTTCTTCTACGAGCTCCTGACGCTCGTGACCTACCCGCTCGTGGTCCACACTCAGAGCGAGGCGGCGCTGCGAGCGGGCCGCACCTATTTGCGCTACGCCATCGCCGGCGGCACCGCCCTGCTCGCCGGGGTGATCTGGCTCTACGTGCTCGCGGGCGCGGTACCCTTTACCGAGGGGGGGGCGCTCGCCGCGGCCGGCCTCGGCGAGCAGCGGGCCGCGCTCACCGCGATCTTCGTGCTTTTGATCCTCGGTCTGGGGGTCAAGTCGGCGCTGGTGCCGCTGCACGGCTGGCTCCCCGCCGCCATGGTCGCCCCCGCCCCCGTGAGCGCCCTGCTGCACGCGGTGGCGGTCGTCAAAGCGGGCGCGTTTGGCGTGCTGCGCGTCGTCTACGAGGTCTTCGGCGTCTCCTTGGCGCAGGAGCTGGGTGTTCTGGGGCCGCTCGCGGTGGCCGCTGCCATCACCATCCTCTACGGTTCTTGGATGGCGCTCCAGCAAGACGAACTCAAAAAGCGGCTCGCCTACTCCACCGTGAGCCAGCTCGCCTACATCACGCTGGGGGTCTCTATCGCGGGGGCGGAGGCGACCGCGGGCGGGATCGTCCACCTCGTGCACCACGGCGTGATGAAGATCACCCTCTTTTTCTGCGCGGGGGTGATCGCCAAGACCCTCGGGCTCACCCGGATCAGCGAGCTCGACGGCGTCGCGCGGCGCCTCCCCGCCACGATGGTCGCCTTTAGCGTCGCCGCGCTCGGCATGATGGGGCTACCGCCGCTCGCCGGTTTCGTCACCAAGTGGTACCTGGGCCTCGGCGCGGCCGAAAACGGCGAGCTCTGGCCGCTCGCCGTGCTCGTGCTGAGCACAGTCCTCAACGCCGCCTACTTTTTGCCGATCATCTACCGCGCTTGGTTCAAGGCGCCCCCCGGGCCGTTTACCGAAAAGCTGCCGCCCTCGCGCTTCGAAACGCGTTGGGTGCTCCTGCTCCCACCCCTCGTGACCGCCTCGCTGACGGTGCTCGTCGGGCTCTTGGCGACGACCGAGCTCGGGGCGCTGCAGTGGGTTTCGGTGATCGCCGAACGCGAACTCCCCTACGCACCGGAGGACATCATCCCGTGAACGGCGCTCTCGTCAGTCTCCCCTTCCCTGCCTTGCTGCCTTGGTCGGTGGCCTGGCTCGTCGTACTCGCGCCCCCCCTGCTGCTCGCCCCCCTCGTGCTCATCCCGCGCGTGCGCCCCGCCGCGCTCCGGCTCGCCCCTTGGGCGCCCCTGGGCGCGCTCGCCGCAGCGCTGCTCGCCCCCCTGGGCGAGGTCGCGCGGCTCCCTTTGCTCCTCACCACGCACGTCGGCCTGACCCCCCTCACCCAGGCGTTTCTCCTCTTCACCGCCCCCCTGTGGCTGCTCGCGGGCCTCTACGGGCGCCGCTACCTCGCCGATGACCCCGCGGCGGCCCCGTTCTGGGGCGCCTTTTTGCTCACGCTGACGGGCAACCTGGGCGTGTTGATCGCGCGCGACGTGGTCACCTTCTACCTCTTTTTCACCCTCATGAGCTTTGCCGCCTACCCCCTCGTCGTGCACGAAAGGACGCCTCGAGCGCGGCGGGCGGCGCGCATCTACCTGAGCCTGGTGATCGTCGGCGAGGCGTTTTTGCTCCCCGCGACCATCCTTATCGCCTCAGCGGGCGGCGTGATGCTGGGGGCGGTCCCTGATGTCGTCGCCGAGGCGCCGCGGCGCGACCTGATCATCGCGCTCGCGCTCGCCGGCTTCGGGGTCAAAGCGGGGGCGCTGCCGCTGCACCTCTGGCTACCGCTCGCGCACCCCGCCGCACCGACCCCGGCGAGCGCGGTGCTAAGCGGCACGATGATCAAGACGGGGCTCCTCGGCTGGGCGGTCTTTCTGCCGCTCGGTACGGCGCTCCCGGGATGGGGGCGTTTGGTGATGGTCATGGGCGTCGCCGCAGCGCTCTACGGGGCGCTCGTCGGCGTAACGCAAAAGCACCCCAAGACGGTGTTGGCGTACTCGAGCATCAGCCAGATGGGCCTGATGACGGTCGCGCTCGGGCTCGCGCTCTACGCGCCGGTCGCGACCGAGGCCGCGCGCACGGCCCTCGTGGTCTACGCCGCGCACCACGCGTTCGCCAAAGTCGGGCTCTTTTTGGGCGTGGGCGTCGCGCCCAAAGCGCGCGGGCGCGCCCAAAAGCTCGTCGTCGGCGCCGGCCTCGTGCTCGCCGCGCTCGCCCTCACGGGCGCCCCGCTGACGAGCGGCGCGGTCGCCAAGGGCTACCTCACGGCCGCAACGGGCGCCCTCTC
This window contains:
- a CDS encoding proton-conducting transporter membrane subunit; protein product: MNADPFMPLFVLLSSLVPSLVIFGLSDRQAGLRRWLYLGAEVVKLLLVVVMAERAAAGAVYEFSVPLLPGAELVLRAGPLALLFLVLSAGLWLLTTIYANGYMAGTPHQSRFYGFFGLCVTATAGVAMAGNLLTFFFFYELLTLVTYPLVVHTQSEAALRAGRTYLRYAIAGGTALLAGVIWLYVLAGAVPFTEGGALAAAGLGEQRAALTAIFVLLILGLGVKSALVPLHGWLPAAMVAPAPVSALLHAVAVVKAGAFGVLRVVYEVFGVSLAQELGVLGPLAVAAAITILYGSWMALQQDELKKRLAYSTVSQLAYITLGVSIAGAEATAGGIVHLVHHGVMKITLFFCAGVIAKTLGLTRISELDGVARRLPATMVAFSVAALGMMGLPPLAGFVTKWYLGLGAAENGELWPLAVLVLSTVLNAAYFLPIIYRAWFKAPPGPFTEKLPPSRFETRWVLLLPPLVTASLTVLVGLLATTELGALQWVSVIAERELPYAPEDIIP
- a CDS encoding complex I subunit 5 family protein — protein: MAWLVVLAPPLLLAPLVLIPRVRPAALRLAPWAPLGALAAALLAPLGEVARLPLLLTTHVGLTPLTQAFLLFTAPLWLLAGLYGRRYLADDPAAAPFWGAFLLTLTGNLGVLIARDVVTFYLFFTLMSFAAYPLVVHERTPRARRAARIYLSLVIVGEAFLLPATILIASAGGVMLGAVPDVVAEAPRRDLIIALALAGFGVKAGALPLHLWLPLAHPAAPTPASAVLSGTMIKTGLLGWAVFLPLGTALPGWGRLVMVMGVAAALYGALVGVTQKHPKTVLAYSSISQMGLMTVALGLALYAPVATEAARTALVVYAAHHAFAKVGLFLGVGVAPKARGRAQKLVVGAGLVLAALALTGAPLTSGAVAKGYLTAATGALSPDEPLPLEPLLQLAAIGTTLLMARFLVTVWPRGAGPAAPIPLGLLLPWLVTLLAVAFGVLALPEGPAYLIYSAGALSALSPALIGALLALLVWLLYRYGFLDARPGIPEGDLVAPLAALSGGLQRAWARLVPFWRHLTTPEAGARPKGSLGARLTALENLLGWTAAGGLFLFLVTTLLALQVR